The nucleotide window AATGTGTATAAACATAACCGATTTGAGATTAGGGACTTGGGGGGAGGATACTTATCCAAATTAAACCGAATCGAGTTGACCCGATTCTCCAAATCGGACCCTTCACTGAACCTTCCCTGCTTCTCCTAATAAATACCCCACTCGGTTTCCCCCAAATTTGCTCGACCCCAACACGTTTCTCTCTCCAAATCTCATCTTCCCATTTCAGATCTTCAAAGAttatcaaaaccctaaaaaatttCATTCTTATCTTCCTTTCCATTCTTCGGTCTCAATTGCTCCAACGCATTACCCCAAAACTCCCTTAAAGATGGCTATGGCTTATCTCGGATCAAAGAAAGCCAACGCCGCCGCACTAATGTCGTCGCCGTCCCCTTCACCCCACCAACGCATCTTAACCCAAGACGAACTCAAAAAAATCGCCGCCTACAAGGCCGTCGAGTTTGTCGAATCCGGCATGGTTCTCGGCCTCGGAACCGGCTCCACCGCCAAACACGCTATTGACCGTATCGGAGAGCTTCTCCAGCAAGGAAAACTAAGCAACATCGTCGGAATACCCACTTCGACGATGACTCATGAGCAAGCTTTGTCTCTGGGCATACCTCTGTCGGACCTTGATAACCACCCTGTTCTCGATTTGGCCATTGATGGAGCAGATGAGGTTGACCCAGATATGAATTTGGTCAAAGGCCGAGGCGGATCGTTGCTTCGTGAGAAAATGATC belongs to Lactuca sativa cultivar Salinas unplaced genomic scaffold, Lsat_Salinas_v11 Lsat_1_v11_unplaced_55, whole genome shotgun sequence and includes:
- the LOC128129551 gene encoding probable ribose-5-phosphate isomerase 2, producing MAMAYLGSKKANAAALMSSPSPSPHQRILTQDELKKIAAYKAVEFVESGMVLGLGTGSTAKHAIDRIGELLQQGKLSNIVGIPTSTMTHEQALSLGIPLSDLDNHPVLDLAIDGADEVDPDMNLVKGRGGSLLREKMIEGCCKKFVVIVDESKLVDYVGGSGLAMPVEIVPFCWKFTAQKLQSLFEEAGCVAKLRTSPENGKPFVTDNGNFIIDLYFKKDIGDLKAAGDAILRLAGVVEHGMFLDMATTLIVAGELGVTVRHKC